In Phaseolus vulgaris cultivar G19833 chromosome 3, P. vulgaris v2.0, whole genome shotgun sequence, the sequence ACATGCTGGTTTTTTctcttctattttctttttgaaaataacCATGTAAATACTAAAATTATACATCTATAATCAAGATCCACATGAAAACTGATAGCTTGTTTTCGTTTTCttgaaaagataaaataaaattgcacaAGGTAGAACAGCAAAAAATACAAAGCAAGCTACATACGATGTTACAACACAGCCAATAATCAATTGTCCACACACATTATAAGGTCCACCAGTAACATTTAAAATGCAGGTTTTCTTTGCATAATGAATATTTTCTACGCATTATCAACCAAACTGATCCAACTTTTCAAGTCATACTTCACACGTTCAAGTTCATTAATCAGGCATAGAATATGGTCTCGAGAAAGTAACATAGTTACATTAGTTTCTTTGTTTCTACCTGCATAGAGCAGAACCAACACCAGTTGCCTTAAAGAGGCGACAAAACTGGGCTGAAATTGCTCTTCTGACAGTCCAAGGAACCAAAATGTGACATGTCAGAGCAGAAGTTGTTCTCTATGTTGTGAGCCATGTTTTTCGTTGAGGCGTAAGGGGCTTTGTTAGCCAATCTTTAttgaagaaacaaaaacaaagtcaATACCAGAACCAGCATATGTAATATCATGAAAAATGTTAACACTCTTTCTCACAGACATTCCATTATTGGTTGAAATTTGTTGAAAATCATATAGTTATGTTAGTCTGACTCCTGAATATATGAATTCTATACATGATTTTTactttcaataaatttttgacaaatataataaataatgtgttaaagggagtgtgtttcataatatacaaaattgaaaattcaaaaCTGATAAGAGACAGCACTAAACAATGACACGTTGCCAGTACCTGTTACTTCGCTTCTCGAGAAACCTTTGAAGTGATTGTCTGCGTGATAATGGAAATTCTGAAGAGGGGCATCAAACAAAGGCCACAAAAGACTTATACTATTAGTGGATTAACATACAAGAGATTTCCTGAAAAGTGAACACAGAATGCCACACAGGAAATTTGTTTGATAATCAATCATCTAAATCTAGTAGAGTAATAACAAGAGAGTTACCCTCTTGCAGCCTTAGAATGGAACTCTTCTTTGCACAATTAGTAGAGTTTCCCAGTAGAGAAGGACTTTTGGAAATGTGTGAAGCCCAAGGGACCCCACTCTTCATTTCAGCAGACTTAGCAGAGACAGAAGCAATCAACATTATTTCACGCACCTGTTAGTGAATAAATATGAGTTGTGCCAAAATCATAACAGGCATTCCATCATATACACAACTTTTGCAATATTAAGAGAGGAGAAGTTATTTTGGTAATTGAAAATGTAAAACGTTGTCACACTAGttcttaaaaataaagaaactttacaaaatctaagctacacttttttaaattttgtaatgaaTTACATTTTCAGCTACTTAATTAAACTTTTTTGTAGTTTCAAAGATTAATACAAAAACACTATAACCTTTCAAGGACCAAAATGGCTATTTGTTCTAATTTAATTTATCGCATCATCTTTCACAAGGACTTACCTTTTCTGCGGGAATTCCTTCGTAAATACACATATTCCCCTTATAGAGGATGCTAAACGTGGTTGGACTAGGAATCGCTTTAATCTGTCCAGATGATGGCACTGCCACAGGCCTGAGAGGGAAGGGTGGAAGCACATAGTATAAAAATTATCCATAAGTTTGACATGATAGAGACTGTGTTGTACTATGCAGCACGATTTTCAAGAATTATATATGCTTTACATTTCATAGCTTTCCTATATTTTTCTAAACACTGTATTCAAGAAATGATTGCGAAGTCTCAACAACTTTGTATAAGTAGTTTGTTTGTGATGTGAGACTTGAAGTCTCAACAACTTtgtataaatagtttgttttgaTGTGAGACCAAAATATATGAAGATATTAGACTTGGGAAGGTTAATTAAATAAGAAGTGAAAAAATCAAAGGTTCAAAACCCAGAAAATTTTTGCATGTAATTCCCTCTGAAGGAGGCTTATCTCTACCCTTTATCCAGGTGAACAAATGCACAGAAGCttctttttttacataaataaagAAAACCTGAGGTACTCACTGAAGACCAACAAGCACACCATAGTATATCCCCAAATTCTGATTCTTTTTTGGACTCATTTCAATCTCATAAGCTAATGGATTTTTTAGGTTCAAAATTGGCATAATTCTAACTATGGTTCTGTAAGTTCAGAAAATTGTGTTAACCAAGTCTAATCTATAACTCCTGGCCTAATCATATACTTTACCTTTAAACAAGTACTtgaacaaaaagaaaataagaaggaAAAATCCATCTACCTAATGTTAAAATCACTCTatagatatatttatttatttattgaaaagtactttttctaaattttccaAGGAGTGTGAGATacgtaaattaattttaatttacaaaaaatattcatttttttacctATTATTTTCTTAGATAAATACTTATTAAAAGGTTCGTCCAAATTAGTCCAAAATCCATTTTGAGATATGATGTGTTCTTTTCATGATCTAAATCCCCATAATACACAGGTCTTGATCTCACTCACACCAAGTTCAGCATCCACAGAAATTTGAAACCATGAACCAAACAAGGTGTCCCCCAGTAGGGTGACTGATGCACATGGAGACCGTGGGgtaaaaagaaaacacaagaaATCAACTACCAAATAAGGAAAGCATGAGGTTGTGTGTGtggtaatataataatatacatggaaaaagaagaacaaacaTGTTTTAGTTAAGAGAGGACACACCTGGTAGCAGA encodes:
- the LOC137807118 gene encoding protein TIFY 3-like; this encodes MAGVNPVGAEGWKLYPTSAMEIALDSVDGRSENMEVRNTLTDDGSTHFSATRPVAVPSSGQIKAIPSPTTFSILYKGNMCIYEGIPAEKVREIMLIASVSAKSAEMKSGVPWASHISKSPSLLGNSTNCAKKSSILRLQEEFPLSRRQSLQRFLEKRSNRLANKAPYASTKNMAHNIENNFCSDMSHFGSLDCQKSNFSPVLSPL